Genomic segment of Agrobacterium larrymoorei:
GGCTCAGGAACAGTCTGCCGGGCTTGCAGAAGTCAATACCGCCGTCAACCATATGGATCAGGCCACGCAGCAGAATGCGGCGATGGTGGAGGAAATGAACGCAGCGGGTGCGGCGCTCGCACAGGAAAGCGCCAAGCTGAAAGGCCTGTTGTCTCATTTCCAGCTTGGCCATGCATCCCACCAACTTCGCAACACGGCAGAAACCATGCGACGTGCCGTTGTTCCTGAACCTGCCACACGGCCCTCATCTGCGCGGGCAACGCGCGCTGTTCCGCTCTCGCACGGAAACGCTGCTGTTGCCATCTCCGAAGACTGGACCGAGTTCTGAGCGAACATCGTTCAGAACGAAAAAGAGGCGGGCATGTCCTGCCTCTTTTTCGTGGATGCCTGTGCCAACAGCCACCAACCGCTCTTGCAGCGAGATTCAAAAGCGTATAAAGATATCTTTATATGTTGATTGGATTGAGGTGGAAGCCTTGGCGCTTGGGTTGGATAATCTGGTAGATCTGTTGAAGGCGGCGGGAGAGCCGACGCGCTTTCGTTTGCTTGCGCTTCTTTCTGCTGGCGATCTGACCGTGACCGATCTGACGGAAATCCTCGGTCAGTCGCAGCCGCGCATCTCGCGCCACCTCAAGCTTCTGGCGGAAGAGGATTTGATCGACCGTTATCAGGAAGGTGCTTGGGCATACTTCCGTTTGAAGCTGGATGGCAAGTCTGCCGAGCTGGTAAAACAGCTTCTTTCCATCGCGTCCCCTTCAGATGCGGTTCTGGCGCGTGATAGCGAGCGTCTTGCAAGCGTCAAGCGCGTTCGGGCGGCCCGTGCGCAGGAGTATTTCAGCCGCAATGCTTCTGCCTGGGATGAGCTTCGCCGTCTACATGTCAGCGATGAAGCTGTCGAAGCGGCGCTTCTGAAGCTCATTGGCACGACGCCAGTCAATTCGATGCTCGATCTCGGCACGGGGACGGGCCGTATTCTGCAGTTGCTGAGCGGCATCTATCGCCGCGCCATCGGTATCGATGCCAGCCGTGACATGCTGGCGGTGGCGCGGTCCAATCTGGACAGGGCAGGGGTTGCACACGCCTCCGTGCGCCATGGCGATATTCTGAACCTTCCGCTGGAAGGTCAGGATTTCGATCTCGTCGTCGTGCATCAGGTTCTGCATTTTCTCGACCACCCGGAAATGGCCATTGCCGAGGCTGCGCGCATGTTGCGCCCGAATGGCCGTCTGGTCGTCATCGATCTTGCGCCGCACTCGCTGGAATATCTGCGGGAAGAGCATGCGCATGTTCGCCTCGGGTTTTCCCATCAGACAATGGAAGAATGGCTGAAGAAGGCCGGGCTCTCGCCGGAGAAGTCTCAGGACCTGCATTCGGGCAAGGCTTCCGCTCAATCGCTTGACGTAACAATTTGGGTCGCACGCGATCCGCGACTGCTGATTGCCGGAGATACATCGGCAGAGGCTCCGCTTCTTTCCGCCGGGAGGGCATGATATGACCAATAAAGACACCGACCGCCACCCTTCTGGCGATTTCAAACTTTCCTTCGAGTTCTTCCCGCCGAAAAGCCCAGACATGGATGTGCAGCTTTGGGAAACGGTGGAAGAGCTTTCCCGCTGGAACCCGGATTTCGTTTCCGTCACCTACGGCGCTGGCGGCACCACCAAGGCGCCGACGCTGGAAGCGGTGCGCCGGATGATTTCGGTCGCCGGTCTTGCCACCGCATCTCACCTGACCTGCGTGGATGCCAGCAAGCGTGAAGTTCATGAGGTCGTAGACGAGTTCCGTGAGATCGGCGTGACGCATTTCGTGGCACTTCGCGGCGATCCCTCCACGGGCATCGGCACGGCTTACAAGCCGCATCCTGAAGGCTATGAGAACGCCGCAGCCCTTGTGCGTGGTCTGCGAGAGCGTGGCGATTTCGAAATCTCCGTATCAGCCTATCCTGAAAAGCACCCGGAGAGCGAAAGCGACGCGGTGGATATCGAAATGCTGAAGCTGAAGGCGGATGCTGGCGCAACCCGCGCCCTGACGCAGTTCTTCTTCGATAATGATGTGTTCGAGCGCTACATGGAGCGCGTGACAAAAGCTGGTATCAAAATACCGGTCGTGCCGGGCATCATGCCGATCCAGAACCTCACGCAGCTGAAGCGCTTTGCGGGCCGCTGCGGCACCACCATTCCGTCGTTTCTGGATGATCGCTTCGCCGGTTATGACGACAATCCGGCAGAGCGTGCCAAGGTCGCCGCCGATGTGGCGGCGGAGCAGATTTTCGACCTGCAGCGCCGCGGCGTTAACGAATTTCATCTCTACACGATGAACCGCGCGCCTCTGGTCAATGCGGTTCTGGAGAATGTCGGCTTTCGCCCGGCGCGGAAATCCGCAGCGTAAAGCCAACACCAATCTTCAAAATGAAAAAAGCGCAGGTACCAAAACCTGCGCTTTTTTAATGGCTTATGTGGAT
This window contains:
- a CDS encoding ArsR/SmtB family transcription factor — translated: MALGLDNLVDLLKAAGEPTRFRLLALLSAGDLTVTDLTEILGQSQPRISRHLKLLAEEDLIDRYQEGAWAYFRLKLDGKSAELVKQLLSIASPSDAVLARDSERLASVKRVRAARAQEYFSRNASAWDELRRLHVSDEAVEAALLKLIGTTPVNSMLDLGTGTGRILQLLSGIYRRAIGIDASRDMLAVARSNLDRAGVAHASVRHGDILNLPLEGQDFDLVVVHQVLHFLDHPEMAIAEAARMLRPNGRLVVIDLAPHSLEYLREEHAHVRLGFSHQTMEEWLKKAGLSPEKSQDLHSGKASAQSLDVTIWVARDPRLLIAGDTSAEAPLLSAGRA
- the metF gene encoding methylenetetrahydrofolate reductase [NAD(P)H] → MTNKDTDRHPSGDFKLSFEFFPPKSPDMDVQLWETVEELSRWNPDFVSVTYGAGGTTKAPTLEAVRRMISVAGLATASHLTCVDASKREVHEVVDEFREIGVTHFVALRGDPSTGIGTAYKPHPEGYENAAALVRGLRERGDFEISVSAYPEKHPESESDAVDIEMLKLKADAGATRALTQFFFDNDVFERYMERVTKAGIKIPVVPGIMPIQNLTQLKRFAGRCGTTIPSFLDDRFAGYDDNPAERAKVAADVAAEQIFDLQRRGVNEFHLYTMNRAPLVNAVLENVGFRPARKSAA